The following is a genomic window from Moorella sp. Hama-1.
TATTCCTTTTTCCCAGCACCGGTTGCTTTTTCCCCTTCCTCCAGGTAATTTAACGGGTCGACCAGTTCCCCGTTTAGTTTAATCTGAAAATGAACGTGGGGCCCGGTGCTGCGACCGCTGCTGCCCGCCCGGGCGATAGCCTGGCCCCGCACCACCTGGTCCCCTTCTTTGACCAGGAGTTCGGAATTATGGCCGTACAGGCTCGTAAACCCGTAACCATGGTCGATGATTACGGCCTGGCCGTAAACCGGCATCCAGCCGGCAAAGGTCACCCGGCCGTTACCGGCAGCCTGGACCTCAGCCCCGTAGGCAGCCGCAATATCAATTCCGTCGTGAACCTCTTCCCGCCAGCTAAAGGGGGAATCCCGGCGGCCGAAGGGTGAAGTGACGGGTCCCTGCACCGGCCAGTGGGAGGGCCGGGCCGCCTGGTAGGCCAGGTGTTGTTCCAGTTCCCGGGCCAAATTCTGCAATCTGAGCTGCTGCCGGGGCGCGTCCCTGTCCACCTCCGCCAGGGCCTCCTGGACCCTGACCAGGGTCCGGGATTGTTCCGCCGGCCTCAGTCGGCCGCCGCGGGAAGCCCCGCCGGAAAGCTGACCACCGCCCTGACCCAGGCCCGCCAGGGAGCGCACCTGCTGGTCCAGGCGGTCCAGGGACTGCATCTTATCCTGAAGTAACCGGGCCTGCTCCTCTAGTTGCCGGATCTGCCGGGCCTGGGCGGCGTTCAACTCGTCGATTTGATGTAATTCAGCTACCCTTTTTTGATAATGGTAAACCCCCAGCAAGGCGCCGCCCAGGGTAACCATAAGGGCTACCAGCACAGCCGCCAGGGCATGAAAAAACCACAGGGGTAGTAACCACCGGTGTACTTCCTGGCGTCCCCCCGGAATTAGCATCAAGGTAAAGAAACGATCGCGCCGGTTCTTTGGCACCCCTGCCCCCCCTTACCGGCTCTTGACTAACTGGCTGCCTTTTCCGGCGCCAGGAGTCCCAGGGCCATGGCCAGGGCTTTTTCCTCTTCTTCACTCAACCGGTACCGGGATCGGCCTTCTCGAACCGGTTTGATAAAGACCCGGGTCTCATCCCGGGCATAGAGACTGGTAAGAATAAAACCGTTGCCTTCACGGTTAAGGAGGGCCAGGGCAAAACTGAGATCACTGCCCGTATCCGGAAAAGCGTTAAAACGAATAAGTCCCATCCTGCTCAGGCAACCTTCAAAACCCACCTGCAGGTCAGCAACCTTCTGTTGTACCAGCTCAAGGGCCCCCTGGATATCTCCCAAATCATGGAAACGTTTCAACACCTCAGCAAGGTCCTGGCCTTCACCAGTTTCAGCCAGCCGGCGGATACGCCCGTTTAAGCGCCGTAATTCTGCCTGGCTGTGCCAGAGCCAGAGCAGCAACACCACCTGGAGGGCCAGTAAACCTGCCAGGATAGGCGCGTAATAGGGCGCAAGCAAAGAATTTAGTGATTGCAAATAAAAAGCCTCCCCACCATAATACAGCAACAGATATATTTCCACGCCAAACGCCATTTTCCTCTCTCCTAATGCATTTTTTTCACCAGAAACCCTGGAGTCAGGGGGGTAATATTTCCTGATTTAAAATAGCCCCTCCAGGAAGGATTTATAGCCTCCGGAAGAGAAAAGATCTAAATTTGCCAGGCCCGGGGCCTGGCCGAAGCCCGGAGCCTATACCACCAGCCAATAGCAAAATGCTGGCCATTAGTGTCCCTTTATGGTAGAAGTCTATTTTCGGAGGAGCCGACCATGGTGGCGGGCCGCCACCAACGAAGGGAAGAAATGAGAGGCGGGCAAGTTTTAATCTGAAACTGGCGCAGCCAGTTTCGACAAGAATCCCACCTCTCACTCCCACATCTCAATATCTCATTTCGGACGAGGAGATGCTTCACTATGTTATCTTCTGAATTAAACACCAAGCTGGCCACCCTCCAGGGGAAACTCCAAGAATGGGAAAGCATCCTGATTGCCTATTCTGGAGGCGTGGATAGCAGCCTGCTCCTTAAAGTAGCCAGTATGACGCCGGTTAAGGTCCTGGCCGTGACCGCCGTTTCCCCTACCTACCCGCAGGCCGAAATCGCCGCTGCCACCGACCTGGCCCGGAAACTGGGGGTCCAGCACATGGTAATTAATTCCAAAGAGATGGGTAACCCGAAATTCTGTGCCAACCCCCCGGAACGCTGTTATCACTGCAAAAAGGAGTTATTCGCCGACCTGCAAAAGCTAGCGTGGGAACACGGACTCAAGGTTATAGTTGACGGGGCCAACATCGACGATTGCGATGACTTCCGCCCCGGTAGAAAAGCCGCCCGGGAGTGTGGCGTTAAAAGCCCCCTCCAGGAAGCCGGCTTGACCAAGGCCGACATCCGCCAGCTGGCCCGTCACCTGGGATTACCCAACTGGGATAAGCCCTCTATGGCCTGTCTGTCTTCCCGCATACCTTACGGACAGATGATAACCCCGGCCAAGCTTGGGCAGGTTGCTGCCGCCGAAGCCTACCTGCGCCAACTCGGATTGCAGGAGATACGAGTGCGCCACCACGGCAGCATCGCCAGGATCGAAGTTAACCCGGCCGCCTTTGCCCTTCTTATTGACAACCAAGTGCGGCAGGCCATGGTTGACCGTTTCCATGAAATCGGGTTCACCTACGTTACCCTGGATCTGGAAGGCTTCCGCAGCGGGAGTATGAACGCCGTTCTATCGGCAGAAGAACGAAAGTTATAGATGTTGACCCGGCCTGGCGCCCTGGCTGTTCCGGCAGGGACCGGTACAAGCAGGGCAGGCTAATTCAGGAGTAAAAGAAAGACAAACATGCCTCTGGAAGCGAAAATCCAAACACGGGAAGCGTGGGAAATCCGCCGGCGTTCCCTGCAAGCCGATTCCGGGGACATTGCCCGTAACTTCCATAATTGTACAGGCAGACAGGAGATGACAGGAATGCGCGTCGCTTATTTTGATTGCTTCTCCGGTATCAGTGGCGATATGTGCCTGGGGGCCATCCTGGCCAATGGCCTGAGCCAGGACGTACTGGTAACCGGCTTAAATGAACTGGGGCTGACAGGCTGGGAATTAAAGACTCAGGAGGTAAAACAGCATAGTATAGCGGCTATGGATGTAGAGGTACGGGTCATTGGCCATCAACCCCATCGCCACCTGGGCGACATCCTGGAACTTATAAATAAAAGCTCCCTGCCGGCCCCGGTCCGGGAAAAGGCTACAACTGTATTTACCAACCTGGCCCGGGCCGAAGCCCGGGTCCACGGCATCGACGCCGGCGAGGTCCACTTTCATGAGGTGGGGGCCGTTGATGCCCTCGTCGACATCACCGGTACTATCCTGGGTCTCCACCTCATGGGGATCGAACGAGTAATCTCCTCGCCCCTGCCCATGGGTTCCGGCTGGGTCGAGTGCCAGCACGGCCGTCTCCCGGTCCCGGCGCCGGCCACCCTGTATCTCCTTCAGGGTTTCCCTATTTACGGCACCTCCGATCAAGCCGAACTGGTAACCCCAACAGGTGCGGCCTTGATCACCACCCTGGCCGATAGATTCGGCCCCTTCCCGGCCATGAACCTGCAGAGCGCCGGCTTCGGGGCTGGAAAAACCAAGCTATTGCATCCTAACCTCTTGCGCCTGGTCATCGGCGAGGTTACAGCCGGGCAACTGGAGGGGGAGGAGAGTAGCCTGGTCATCGAAACGACCATTGACGATATGAACCCGGAATTCTTTCCCGCCCTTATAGAGGCAACCATGGCCGCCGGCGCCGTTGATGCCTACTGTACCCCCGTGCAAATGAAAAAGGGCCGGCCGGGTACTCTCTTTACGGCCCTCTGTCCGGAAAATAAGTTGGCGATGGTAGCGGCAGCCATCTTTCGCCATTCCACCACCCTGGGGTTACGCTTCCGGCGCGACGGGCGCCTGGTCTGCCGGCGCCGCACCGGTGAGGTCATGACCCCCTTTGGGCCGGTAATCGTTAAATGGGGGCTCTATCATGACGCTGATGGCCAGGCCATAACCCAGGTAGCGCCAGAATACGATTCCTGCCGCCAGGCAGCTCATAACGCCGGGGTGCCGGTAAAGGAGGTCTACGCTGCCGCCCTGGCCGCTGCCCGGGCGCTGCCGGGGATTGAATAACCCCATTTCCCTTCGAGGTCGCATATCGCATTACCTGCTTATGATAAGCAACAGAACTATTCCCAACAGGGCATAACTTTAGCGTCAGACTATTGAAAGCCAAAAACACCCCGCACCTGCAGTACAGATGCGAGGTGTTTTTATGATCTCATCAAGTAGGATATGTCCCGCCACGAAGGTTCACAAATCCGTGCTGGGGCAAGGAGAACCATCTTAGAGCAAGCAAAGGCCCGAGAAATCGTTGGCAAAATACCCCCATAGAAACCTATTGCCATTTTAGCGCCAATAGGGCCGCCAAAAATATGGCCGGCAAAAGGTTACCCACATTGATCTCCTTAATTTTCAGCACGCCCAGAGAGATGGCGATAATCAACAAGCCGCCGGTGGCCGTGATTTCTGTTACTACCGCCGGCGTCAAGTAGTTCTGCAACCAGGCAGCCAGGAGAGTAATACTGCCCTGATAAAATAAAACCGGTAGGGCCGACAGGGCAACGCCCCACCCCACGGTAGAAGCCATGGTAACAGCTAAAATACCATCTAATAGGGCTTTAGCATAAAGAGTACTGTAATTCCCCCGCAAACCGGCGTCCAGGGAGCCCATAATGGCCATAGCCCCTACGCAATAGAGGAGGCTAGCGCTGACGAAGGCCCTGGTAATACGGCTACCCCCGCCCCGGGTAAGGAGGGCTTCCAGGCGCCGTCCCAGTCCCGCCAGGTGGCCTTCAATATTCAGCAACTCACCGCAAATACCCCCACCTACGAGGCTGACAATCACCAGTACGATATTTTTACTCTGGGTCGCCATGGCCATGCCTGCCAGCAAAATACCCAGGCCCGTAGCCTGGGTAACAGTTGTCACCAGACGCTGCTCTAAACGCCGGCCGACCATGCTCCCCAGCAGGGAACCGGCAATAATGGCCAGGACGTTAACAAATGTCCCCCACAAACTATCCACCTCGATTAAAATCTACCGTATATTATTCACGGTCTATTCTTTAAGGCTCTGATAATTGCCATTGTGCAACCTATGGTAGTCCCTACCAGCAAAGCAAGGAGTATCGTAATAGTGGCGTAGTAGGCATCACCTAAATAACCTGTACCGGCGACCTGATGGGCAAAAAAGAAGGAAGCCACCGTCACAAGAAGGCCGGTCAACATCGCCGTCGGCATAACCTTCACCATCTCTCTCCATAGTTAATATTAAAACTCCCTGGGCTTGCAAATTATTTCTTTAATCCTGGTGGCAAAGAAGTCCTGGGAGTGGGCCGGCCGTAAAACCAGCGCCGTATCAACTCCTTCATTGCTACCGCCCAAGGCGATAATATCCACCCCAGCCGGTATCAACCCCGCATCCAGGGCCATGCCGGCTACCTCCACCGCTACCTTGGTCCCTTGACCAAATAGGCGCAGGGTATTGGCTATAATCTCGGCCGGGTAGACCCCCTGGAAGGTGAAGCGCAGGGCCCGGTCCAGGCCGGCCAGCAGGTGCGTAGTGGTAAAAACTTTAATCCCGCCATCTTCCAGCCGCCGGCGCGTGGCCGGATCCATCTCGATTTCCCCAGGGTTTTTAAAGCCGGCCTGGTGGGTAACGCAAACGATATTTAGTTCTTGATGGCCCAGGCACAGGTTGGCGCTATAACCTGTAGCCGAGGCTACCACTATGTCCTTCAGGCCGAGTTCCCGGGCCCGGTCCAGAGCCAGTTTTATCGTGCCTCCCGTATTCTGCTTGCCTTTTTCTGGCCAGTAAGTAGTCATAATATTCGCCTCCATCAAAGCCCTAAAATGTTTCACGTGAAACATTTTCTCCGGTAAGGACAGTAATAATCCTTTCCAGATCCTCGGGACCGAAATAATATATTTCTATCTTGCCGCTGTTTTTACCCGCCTTCAATTTTACCCTGGTACTCAATACTTGCTGCAGGCGTTCCTCCATCTGGTGGGTTTCGAAGTTTACTGCGTCAGCCCTTTGTCTTTTGGGTGCTGTTGGTCCGCCAATGAGTTTTTTAATTATGTTCTCTGTTTCCCTTACGGAAAGGTTTTCGGCAACAATTTTTTTGGCTAACTCCACCTGCATTTTTTTGTCCTTGAGGCCTAATAATGCCCGGGCGTGGCCGGAGGACAGCTTATTCTCCCGCA
Proteins encoded in this region:
- a CDS encoding pyruvate kinase alpha/beta domain-containing protein; this translates as MTTYWPEKGKQNTGGTIKLALDRARELGLKDIVVASATGYSANLCLGHQELNIVCVTHQAGFKNPGEIEMDPATRRRLEDGGIKVFTTTHLLAGLDRALRFTFQGVYPAEIIANTLRLFGQGTKVAVEVAGMALDAGLIPAGVDIIALGGSNEGVDTALVLRPAHSQDFFATRIKEIICKPREF
- a CDS encoding M23 family metallopeptidase — protein: MPKNRRDRFFTLMLIPGGRQEVHRWLLPLWFFHALAAVLVALMVTLGGALLGVYHYQKRVAELHQIDELNAAQARQIRQLEEQARLLQDKMQSLDRLDQQVRSLAGLGQGGGQLSGGASRGGRLRPAEQSRTLVRVQEALAEVDRDAPRQQLRLQNLARELEQHLAYQAARPSHWPVQGPVTSPFGRRDSPFSWREEVHDGIDIAAAYGAEVQAAGNGRVTFAGWMPVYGQAVIIDHGYGFTSLYGHNSELLVKEGDQVVRGQAIARAGSSGRSTGPHVHFQIKLNGELVDPLNYLEEGEKATGAGKKE
- the larE gene encoding ATP-dependent sacrificial sulfur transferase LarE, yielding MLSSELNTKLATLQGKLQEWESILIAYSGGVDSSLLLKVASMTPVKVLAVTAVSPTYPQAEIAAATDLARKLGVQHMVINSKEMGNPKFCANPPERCYHCKKELFADLQKLAWEHGLKVIVDGANIDDCDDFRPGRKAARECGVKSPLQEAGLTKADIRQLARHLGLPNWDKPSMACLSSRIPYGQMITPAKLGQVAAAEAYLRQLGLQEIRVRHHGSIARIEVNPAAFALLIDNQVRQAMVDRFHEIGFTYVTLDLEGFRSGSMNAVLSAEERKL
- a CDS encoding DUF554 domain-containing protein — protein: MWGTFVNVLAIIAGSLLGSMVGRRLEQRLVTTVTQATGLGILLAGMAMATQSKNIVLVIVSLVGGGICGELLNIEGHLAGLGRRLEALLTRGGGSRITRAFVSASLLYCVGAMAIMGSLDAGLRGNYSTLYAKALLDGILAVTMASTVGWGVALSALPVLFYQGSITLLAAWLQNYLTPAVVTEITATGGLLIIAISLGVLKIKEINVGNLLPAIFLAALLALKWQ
- the larC gene encoding nickel pincer cofactor biosynthesis protein LarC, with the protein product MRVAYFDCFSGISGDMCLGAILANGLSQDVLVTGLNELGLTGWELKTQEVKQHSIAAMDVEVRVIGHQPHRHLGDILELINKSSLPAPVREKATTVFTNLARAEARVHGIDAGEVHFHEVGAVDALVDITGTILGLHLMGIERVISSPLPMGSGWVECQHGRLPVPAPATLYLLQGFPIYGTSDQAELVTPTGAALITTLADRFGPFPAMNLQSAGFGAGKTKLLHPNLLRLVIGEVTAGQLEGEESSLVIETTIDDMNPEFFPALIEATMAAGAVDAYCTPVQMKKGRPGTLFTALCPENKLAMVAAAIFRHSTTLGLRFRRDGRLVCRRRTGEVMTPFGPVIVKWGLYHDADGQAITQVAPEYDSCRQAAHNAGVPVKEVYAAALAAARALPGIE
- a CDS encoding DUF4446 family protein; its protein translation is MQSLNSLLAPYYAPILAGLLALQVVLLLWLWHSQAELRRLNGRIRRLAETGEGQDLAEVLKRFHDLGDIQGALELVQQKVADLQVGFEGCLSRMGLIRFNAFPDTGSDLSFALALLNREGNGFILTSLYARDETRVFIKPVREGRSRYRLSEEEEKALAMALGLLAPEKAAS